TTCCACCCACATGACTCGGATGTATGACTGGTGTAGCTGACTGGACTATGCTACAAGAAACCGGAACCAACGGCGGAAGATTGGCCAGATTGCCAGGAATCCCCATATTGCATGATAGGGACGGCCTCTTTCTCTCCAAACTATTAGTCGCCATTTGTCTTCTTGCTGTCGAATTACGTTCCAAACTGTTCGTCACCATATGATGTCTTCTTTCTATCGTAGAATTGCAACTAACATCTGATTGGCTATCCTGGAATACAAAGATAATATTGATTATTGCAACTGAGGTATTTACAAACAATTATATTACTTTAGCTTCAACCTAACATATTACCATTCTAGGCACACTTTACCTGAGGTGTTCTCTCCACCGATTGGCCCATTCTGTGCAACACGTCTCCACTTTGGCTTTGCCTAAACATTGATCCATGCCGTTCGGTTGACTGACTCCTTCTTAGTATCTCTCCAGATTGGCTGGAATGAACTTTATTTTCTACAGACAATTCCGGCTCACTAGATCCCTCCACTCTTTGACAAATTTGTTCGTTAACATACGGGTAACGGATTCGTATGGAGTCAATGACATCCAGAAGATTTTTCGCATCCATAGCCAATATATGCGCTGCGGATAACATGCctctgaaaatttaatttagaaTATTAAGTTAATAGAGGACTAACAAGATCAATGTATCTGAAAAGTAATAAATACTTCAATCCAATCTCACTTTCTATACTCTGCATCTAAAGTTGTGGCACTGTAGCTCTGGGCCAATTTCATAGCGGAAACAAGTTCAGCCATATCTTTGCTCAGAACTTTGTGAGCCATTTCTACTTCTCGATGCGCGCATGCCGGTAAGATTTCCATTAGAGAATCCACAGATGTGAGGAGCGCTCGTAGTTCCACGCCCACCTTTCTTACCAGCTCAAGATACTGTTCGGCTTTACTTTGTTGCACACCTGCAATGTTGTAATTAATGTTTTAGCAATAGGTATTGAATAACACTTTATGACACAATATCGGATATCATTCCAATGACaggtgaaaataattgcaaatAGATAGTTggtggatttaaaaaaaaacacaaataatGTATTGTATTCCTACCCTGGGAAAGAGACATAACAGCTCTGACGACACTCGTTGTACAGTCATATACTTTGTCGTTAGTCCTATCTAAATCGGCTGTCGGTGTCGGTTCCATTTTCTGTAAATAATATGTCGATACTCCAGTAGCTGATATTTGATATTGTACTGTATTATAATACAAGTTGGATAATGCAGTTGCTTGTCAAGACTCTTGTAAATACAGTATCTTTTTACAATTCCTTGTAAAAAGACACAAGGGAAGTAATAAAAGTCAACTATACTAGATGCTCAAACTTCAATTGTGGAATGTATCAACTATTCAGAGTGTttatgaaacaataaaaacacGTGAAACCCTGGTAGTCTTATTGGTCTCAACATACGACTGATTTTCCAGCCAAGCAAAGCTGTTAAGAACTTTCAGTCCATGCAATGAAGCTTAATTATGGTTACACatgaatgtaaaatatatatcataagTATAGTTCATTGCGACGCTTGCACTTTCACAaagaacaataaaataaacagTGAAGCAAGATAGCAAATTCTGTGTACAAATTATAgcatataattttcaaaaactagagGCACTGAATATATTTCTCCAGAGATGATTCATATTGGTTCAAGCAAGAGACTTCAACAGCGTTGAAATATAATCGCGTGAAAGATACACTTCGATATGATCACCTTGACGATGATAACTTTATCAGAGCCCTTATCTAGACCAAGGGATCCTGTGTTGACGGGTGTAGCTTCATTACTGGGTGATTGGGTCACCGAACGAGGTCCTAGAGGACTTCCACTTTCATCGCCACTAGTTGCGATCGAAAGTCGTTTCTGAAAGCGTTAATACAAGCTAGCATAGATATTTGGAAAaggcataaaatttttaaaagttaaTTGTCAGTGGCATTAGTTATAGGCTTGTGTTCTACAGCAGGCGGTATTTATatgattggttaaaaaaaaaaaataataaaataaaattaaaatttaaaaaaaaaaagaaaaaaaaacagaagaatGTACAACTTGCTGTATGCGGTGCAGTATTCAGTTACACACCATTGCAGCTGACCCTCTCACTCGAGTCACTTACAGGAGATTGGAATCTGACTTATGAAATTGCCAGTCTATCCAACTAAGCGCACCAGGTAATTGTATCGGTGAattgtagttttttttaattgcccACTTCTGCCCCATGGtgtgaattaaaaatgaatcaattGATTCAAAATTGTAAGCGTTTAACgtgatttttggaaaaatttccgaaaatcgaattaaatttttcagcaaaaattataaacaataaCCATAAACTGTACAAAGATGTATAAACTTTAATTCATCCATCTGTTTCAAATCGTATTTTACACAGTGCAAATGTCCCTTTGCAGCCACACATCTAATTGCTGGTAAATTCATCTAATCCCACAGTCCATCTTCAGATTGGTAAGCTACTACCATTTTTTACACTGACTATTTTTGCATAGTCTTTGATAATAGACAAATATGTCTAACGGTATACTCCGTAGACTTTGCGATCAGATAGATCCACCATGACATTACCTCTTCTCTCGCGAGCCACCTGCTATCTTCTTCGGACTGACGTTGCTGTTCTAGTAGTCTTTGTTCGAGTAATTTCTGTTCATCGTCCACACTATGACCAAAGTGCTCGATAGCGCCATCGAACACCTGCGATTGTGTGTTTCGCTGTAAAAGAAGTATCGCCTACATTAATGAGACCAGTAagtttaataattatagaaCGATCATAACAAccaagtaattttttatagGGAATAATTTATGTAGGGGATCGTCATACTGGACTGCTAAATGTAGGAATTTTCGTCAAAACATATATACTTTTTGTACGAATTCGGCATTTAAGAGGTTGTAAGAGTTGAACAATTTCATCGGGCATCGGAACTATTCCGTTATATAAATTATGCACTTCTAAATCTATATTTAGGTTTGAAAATTGCAGTCTAGCTCATAATCAGGAGAATATCAAGAAACCTGTAATTTAAAAGATCAAACACTGATTTCAGAGTGGTCAGTTACTTTCAGAAGTCAGTCTGTAGTAGGTCCGAATTTGTCTCTACAATATTATAGTAATGGTGAACGACAATTACGTTTTTTGAATTCCAAGCAATAAACCGTAGAATAATATTGGAACGTATCGGCATACACTGCAGTACAGAATTACTAGTACTGACAGTACGTTGATTATGCATACCATTCATTCAGTGAGTTTTGCCAGCGCATGTGTTCAATTATGAATGAGAGTTTTCTGTTTTCGgtcatcaaatttttaattagttCTGGTAATACTGTACCATCAGATGTAATGCGATGTTGGAAATACTTATTGTATACAGGGTTTGTGTTTTCTATAAAAtgtaatatgtgtataatattgcAGACATGCAACAGTAAAACACGGTAATGGAACATTCTTCATGCGTAAACAAACCTACATATGCAACCCAATTTATCCTacaaaattaatcaaaataaaatcagACTTGAAGAGGTGCTGTTGTAAGACCTaaatctattgaaaaaaaacaagaaattagAACGTGGTACTACCCAGGTTAAATGCAGAGTTCATTGTTAGTTGAAGACTCGGAAGTCTTGACCAAGTGGTTATGGGAATTTTTAGAATCTGTTTtattaggtaaaaaaaaaggtttacTTCCTTTTATTTTGGAGTGTATCAAAAAATCCTGGAATATTGATCATTATACGAGCTCGTCAATCATGGAATCTGCAGTACTTTGgcatcaaaattttctcgGTTACCAGATATGTACGTATACCCGTGTAGTCGAAAGAACTACGATTCCCCAATTCAATGGTAGATGGGTTTTATTAAACagtgcaataaaatataaactgAATGATAATAAAGAATAACTGGAACGAGGCATAGGCAAAATCATACAGTGATCAATGAGGAAAAATCAAAAGATATCGTTGCATTCCGCAAAATGCAAACATCATTCCTAAGAGCCATTATCAAACCTGATCTTGTTGGCTTTCCTCCGTCACCGAACTGGTCGACGAAATAGTGCTGTCGCTAACGGCTGACGACACCAGGGAACTAGATAACGCACTGTTGATAGAACGGGTCAACTGTTCGTCAGATTTATGAGTTACAAACGTAGTTATCTTTGCTATCCCAGTCGCCAACAAGGGCGGATTTGACCTCGGTACTGCCGTCGCCAATTGTGTGTGAAGACTTTGTTGCTGCGTTACATTAACACTTGTCGCTACTTGGGTACGTTGATTTGTTTGCGACGTTATGGGATTGGAGGTAGAATGGTGTACCTGAGAGCCGTGACCTTTCACCACGCCCGTTGCCCCAGAGAGTGAACTTTGCAATATTGAGCTATCCGAATGTTGATGTGAAATTTGTGAGGCCTCAGTATTTGCTAAAGTTGTCAATAATTCTTGCTGAGTTGAATGATTGGAAGTACTCATATAGGACTGAACGGGATGTGAAGGTTGAGGGGGTGTGGCCTGTTGAAAAGGCTGACTATGAGTAGGACCGCTTTGCATTGAATATGCTTGATTGAAACACTGAGCTTGGGCGACAGATGTAGGTGTGGCATGAACCGTATAAATAGGATTTGCACCGTTTTGTTGCTCGCATTGCTGGTTTTGCGAATAAATGACATATTGCCCCTGGGAGCTTTGTCTTTGAAAGTTTTGACCAGACTGGGCTCGAGACCCGTAAGAAAGTGGTCGTGCTTGAACCACGTTAGAATAGACTTGTTCttgatcttgataattttgTGGATAAAATGGTTGCGGTTGATAATTTTGTCCTGGCATGGGGCTATACACTAAATTACTTCTCGCATTTTGAATATGTGATACACTTGGAGGTGTCGAGGACATTGGATTTGCACTTTGATTTTGAACCGTAGCTCTAGCGCGAAATTTCATAACGGGGCCGTAGAGACACTCAGTATTTGATACAGGAACTGTACTACTCACACTGGATAAACCACTACTACGTGGGTAACCTGCACCGGTGCTAGCAGCATTCTGTCCACCAACGTATGACTGATTCGGGGAATTACCGTAATGATTCACTGAACTAGATGAAGCTTGGGTTGTTTGCAAATGAGCGCTATTCGTGTATTGGATTTGTCCCATAACAATCGTGTCGGCACTAACAGTCTGCGCATGATTTCCTGAACCTTCCCCGGTATTACCACCAAGACTTGGACTCTGACTAAGGTTTCCTACGATCGCAGAACTCTGAGTAAAGTTAACAACCGGCCCATAAATTTCACCGCAGGTACCTGCGGGCTGCGAAGATGAAGTTATTGGTATGGGATTTGATGTGACGAGTTTTTGCACAGGAGCATATAAATCGCCAGTAATACTGCCCACCAGCTTCGAGCTGACAGAGTACAAGTTTTGGGTGTCTTTAATTTGATGCTTTCTCCCTGTAACTGGGGACTGGGTTTGTGCAACTATACTAGATTCGGACATACTAAGGCTCGACATTAGTGGTGAAATTGTGTCATTGCTGTCTAGAGAGTCCATGTCTTCGATCGAATGAGTATCGTGGTGAAGGGCAGGGGTTTCAGAAGATACGGTTTGGTCAAGGGCGAAGGGTAGGTCAGTAGCGATGGCGGTAGTTAGAGCTTGATCCTCGTCTTGAAATTGCACTGCGAGTGTGTTAAATGGGGATGCGGGGGTTGTGTAGACGGAGGGACATACCCCCCGAGATTGGTTGTCCTTGAGAAGTTGGGCAAGTACCTCCGGACTCTGGGCAACAATGTATGTTGACACTGGAGCGACTGAGCTCATGCCACTTCCCGATTCGCTTGAGTTTTGTGGTTGACGTGATGGTTTGGGTGGTGGGGCTTCGTCTGCACCTGTAAGCGATTCGcgttaaaaatttacacacTGCTTTTGTGTCGATGTATACACGCAATTGATGGAATAGTAAACTGGAACGTGGTTCTGAGAATCTTTGTTCGTCAAATGCAATACGCGAATCGGTGCATCAACATACCCCAAGACATTGCTTGAACTCTCCTATTCTCTCGCCTCATTGTCTCTTGTTGCTGGTGCTTTTCTTCCCGTAAAATTTCACTGCAATATAACACAAAATTCACTTGTAATTTCCTCTTTACCGACCGGATTGTTCacgttgaagagaaaaatatcttACTGCAAATTTTCTCGTATGTCTTTGAAAGTTGGTCTCTTGCTTGGCTCGTAACTCCAGCATTGAGACATCAGAGAATACAGTCTTGGAGGACAATGCTTTGGGAGTTCTAGCCTTTCTCCATTTTCCAACTTCCGTATCACCTCGTTATTCCGCACTCCTTGGAATGGCTTGACGCCCAACATCAGGATTTCCCACATACACACTCCTACCATTAGGAATAACATTTCTCAAATGAAAAACTCTGACTACGATATTAAGCAGCATTTTAGCTGTCAGAATCATTTTAATAACATCAGTGACGGTACTGACCAAACATCCATACATCCGAGGATGTTGTAAATCTACGGAAGTTTATGCTCTCCGGTGCCATCCATTTGATTGGCAGCTTGCACTTGCTCGCTGTGTAGTAGCTCTGGTCCTCGACCCATCGGCTAAGACCAAAGTCAGCCAATTTTACGCAAGTGTTCGATGATACCAGAACGTTTCTTGCAGCTATGTCTCTATATGAGAAAAACGTgatactttgaaaattcggtAAACGACATATGAAAATGCACAAGATCTTTTGACCGCAATTTCTTTGTGAAGCagtcatttcatttttcaaatcgaacTTACCTGTGAACGAATTTTTTGCTCTCAAGATACGATAGAGCTGTACTCAACTGGAAAGTATACAATAGAAGAGTGGCTACATCAAGCCTGTGCTTATTGGACTGAAGATAAGCGCGCATTTCTCCAAGCCGTGCTAACTCCATGACCAACCATATCGGAGCCTCAGAGCAGACACCAATTAATCGTATTATGTGTGGATGCTCAAATTGCTGCATaatatctgaaataaaaatataagatTAAAGTAACCGCTCAGGGGATTTAAGCTTGTGTGAAATAACAAAGTACAGTGTAGCAACGCACATGCTTCTTCGAGGAACTTTTCGGCAGTTGCGAGGTCTGCGTCGACTTTACAAGTTTTTACTGCAACGGCTACAAGTTGACCATCTCGGCCTCTGTACGATCCTTTGTGAACGTTGCCGAATTGACCTTCTCCAATTATTTCACCTAGCTCGACTTGATTTCTAACAATTTCGTAGTCTCGAGCTGAAATCATTTCGTACCAATTGTACGTTTGACGCAAAGATATGTACCCGATggttaaataattaaaaatagtaGACACTCACTAGCTGGCGTTGAGTAATCTCCTTCCTCGTCGACAATCTCTGCATAGTCCTCAGATAGAATTGTTCCTGTTTTTCCGGAATTTTTCTCGGGACTGTCTGTTGCGTCATGCCTATACTTTGGTGGATGAGCATCTGTAAATTGATATCTTAGGTATCACTTGTATTCAGTTATtgcaatttcaattatataaataatggcAGCATGGTGCAACAAACCTTTACAAGGGCAGGGATAATTTTTCCAGGATGCAGCTTGGAAATGAATGCGAAACTAGTTATTATACTTGTGTAGTGACATGCTACCATGCGCTTATTGTTATCGGTACATGCTATTGAAAACTTGTGAAAGTGGAATACATTAAACAACGAACGAACCTACCTTTTCTATTCCACAAAGATGTGTTACTCCCAGTGGTTAGCCTACAGTATCCATCGATCAAGTCTGCCAGACTCTCTGCTTGATCCAAACTCGAGCAAGTGATACTTAGGGTTTCCGCAGCTCCTGCCACTCTCAGTTTGATGCAGGCCTTTGCATGTTCCTTGCAATCCGACACCAAAGTCTGAATTGACTGGATCTGCGAGAACTCGGCTATTCTCGACGgctgtagaaaaattaaatacatgaTTAATTCTGTATTCGTTTTTACCTCCATACTGCCCATGTCAAATGACAGTTCTTATAcctccgatttttcaattttcgatacAAGTATTGCCGGGTGAGTTATGACGGTGTTTTTTAATCTTATGCCAAAAACTTCCGGCCTTTGtcaaataacaatattttgaaatattgaaaatgattgcccgtaaaaagaatcgatttgCCAATTGATAGGTAAGAGGTAGAATTAATCTTTGCTTGGAATAGATTTATGAAAACTACGAATATTAACAACGGAAATTACACATATTAAATCATTCTCAATTGCGGAGCAGTcggtagaagaagaaaaaaacaataactcTTTCAGGCTAGCAAATCTCCCAACACTTTACGTCACAGTAGTGTACAGATTACGGGCTTTTGCTTGTGGAGTTTCGCGACATCTGTGAATCACAGTTAAATCTGGAATATCCATAGAAAAATGTATGGTACAGTGAATAGTGTACGCctggtatatacatacatctgTGTATGGTCGTTTTTAATGCATCGTTACGTTGCaatgataaatatatagaAGTGGAACTCACCACTGTTCCACCTCGATGTGCCATGTATGAAATGCCCAAGTCAGGTCCAATCACGAGTTCAACTGGTATCGACCAGCTCGACTGAAATGATaagcatatattttttttgtgaaagGCATACTAAATTCagcataaatttttcataagtTTCACCAATCAAAGATATTATCCTCATTACAATCATATGTGCGACTTACCCCCAATGCGCATATGAATCTCTCCTGGTCAAATCTGTAGTAGGATCGAAGAAGTTCGAAGAATTTGAACATACATTCGAGTTCGGAAAGGGCGGCTACTTTTTTGAAATGTTGTTGTATCAGCTTGCGGAGTGCCTTCGGTTTCATGCCATTCAAAACGGTTCGGGGCAGAAACTTGTGGAGTCCGACCTGTCGTTGTTGGAAACAGATTGATTGGCAAACTTTGAATGAGTCTGGAAATGTTTACTTGTGTATagtttaaatatttgaaacggGTTCACAGCTATTTATAAAGCgtgtaatattaaaaaacgCGCGAGAGAAGAATAAATTCTGAGTGGGCTGTATGCGGGGTTACCtctctttccaaatattccAAGTTGCTTTTCTTGTCCAGCGCAATTTGCGGCATGTCTTTGAAGAAGTACCGAATCTCAAGACAGCACAATTGTACGGCAACATCTTGGTCCAGGGTGGCGTGATTTGCGCTCAGGTAGTCGTTCCTCACCTTCAACGAAACAATTCAACACCAAAGTTAGACTAAAACTGCTTGACACCTTGTATAATATAGTAGAGAACATTACACATTCAATGTGTGTTGTTTTGTTGACGAGTTTACGGAATTAAGTTTAACTTTGGTTTATGCAAAGCAGGATTGGGTGTAACACAGGGTGTACCCAAGTTGAATGGACATTATTTCTGTCGGAATCTAGACGAGCAGTAGACGAAAAATGTTTCTCATGCGGTATTCCAGAAAATTTGATATACCTTACCTGATCATAATAGTAGTAAAACGTAACTTTGTCCTTTTCGTAGAGATCGTTAAGGTTCTGCGGTAGATATCGGACCCTTAATTCGTACCTCCACTCGCTATGAGGATGCTTCCGttcgtatttttcttgaaCCTGTCGTTAAAACATAAATCAAGTTTCCACTGTGATATAAATCGGTAAAGGGCAGTGTGTGGCAAATGCGATTGCAGTTGTGTCTTTCTTTCAATACTCAAGACCATTACGGAGTTTAGAGCACTGCAGATTGAAGTGCGGAAGTAACTGTTTACGGTTAAAATGACACCACGAGGATTGCATTGTCTGCTTCAGATATTGAAGATGATTTGAAAATGACGCCAACCTGGTACATGGTTGTGTCCTGATGAAGCCAGTAGCTCTCCCCAGATCCTGGATGGTGTAACCTCATGGCGTAGAGGTGACGATATTGCCTGGTGCTTACCGCCAGCCGGCTCGTCACGAGAGAAATGATCCCCCTAACGTCAATTGCATCACCAAATTTGACGACATTGAAACCCCCTGGAACAGTCGTCGCGTACGATTATCATACAGAATGTAATTTATCCTAAAATAACGTAGTGTTCGAGATCAGAATCGTTAACTGTTAACTTTCGCTTTCACGTTTCGGAAAAGATAATGGTGCATGTTTCGTAGCATTCCAAGTCACGCTATTCCATTCTTTTTATATGATTTTTGGAATATCGATGTGGTAGATTTGTTGTGAGTTTGTATttaaatgaacaaattttgattctatacaGCGAGTAATAACCAAAATCTTCATTTATTACTTATGAAGTTTGCTTTTATCTTTGTTTACGTTGATAAATCAGTTTTGAA
The Neodiprion lecontei isolate iyNeoLeco1 chromosome 3, iyNeoLeco1.1, whole genome shotgun sequence DNA segment above includes these coding regions:
- the LOC107225945 gene encoding focal adhesion kinase 1 isoform X8; translated protein: MMVERVEGHLFMYRRPVYRVFQYLETSDHEGMSTGGDGGGVGVQTGVGGGGRGTPPHGSPTPMDKATLKVHLPNGGFNVVKFGDAIDVRGIISLVTSRLAVSTRQYRHLYAMRLHHPGSGESYWLHQDTTMYQVQEKYERKHPHSEWRYELRVRYLPQNLNDLYEKDKVTFYYYYDQVRNDYLSANHATLDQDVAVQLCCLEIRYFFKDMPQIALDKKSNLEYLEREVGLHKFLPRTVLNGMKPKALRKLIQQHFKKVAALSELECMFKFFELLRSYYRFDQERFICALGSSWSIPVELVIGPDLGISYMAHRGGTVPSRIAEFSQIQSIQTLVSDCKEHAKACIKLRVAGAAETLSITCSSLDQAESLADLIDGYCRLTTGSNTSLWNRKAASWKNYPCPCKDAHPPKYRHDATDSPEKNSGKTGTILSEDYAEIVDEEGDYSTPATRDYEIVRNQVELGEIIGEGQFGNVHKGSYRGRDGQLVAVAVKTCKVDADLATAEKFLEEAYIMQQFEHPHIIRLIGVCSEAPIWLVMELARLGEMRAYLQSNKHRLDVATLLLYTFQLSTALSYLESKKFVHRDIAARNVLVSSNTCVKLADFGLSRWVEDQSYYTASKCKLPIKWMAPESINFRRFTTSSDVWMFGVCMWEILMLGVKPFQGVRNNEVIRKLENGERLELPKHCPPRLYSLMSQCWSYEPSKRPTFKDIRENLHEILREEKHQQQETMRRENRRVQAMSWGADEAPPPKPSRQPQNSSESGSGMSSVAPVSTYIVAQSPERNTQSQVFDGAIEHFGHSVDDEQKLLEQRLLEQQRQSEEDSRWLAREEKRLSIATSGDESGSPLGPRSVTQSPSNEATPVNTGSLGLDKGSDKVIIVKKMEPTPTADLDRTNDKVYDCTTSVVRAVMSLSQGVQQSKAEQYLELVRKVGVELRALLTSVDSLMEILPACAHREVEMAHKVLSKDMAELVSAMKLAQSYSATTLDAEYRKGMLSAAHILAMDAKNLLDVIDSIRIRYPYVNEQICQRVEGSSEPELSVENKVHSSQSGEILRRSQSTERHGSMFRQSQSGDVLHRMGQSVERTPQDSQSDVSCNSTIERRHHMVTNSLERNSTARRQMATNSLERKRPSLSCNMGIPGNLANLPPLVPVSCSIVQSATPVIHPSHVGGTAVANQSSSMFAVHNETYNETSNETLPNDS
- the LOC107225945 gene encoding focal adhesion kinase 1 isoform X5, which codes for MRLHHPGSGESYWLHQDTTMYQVQEKYERKHPHSEWRYELRVRYLPQNLNDLYEKDKVTFYYYYDQVRNDYLSANHATLDQDVAVQLCCLEIRYFFKDMPQIALDKKSNLEYLEREVGLHKFLPRTVLNGMKPKALRKLIQQHFKKVAALSELECMFKFFELLRSYYRFDQERFICALGSSWSIPVELVIGPDLGISYMAHRGGTVPSRIAEFSQIQSIQTLVSDCKEHAKACIKLRVAGAAETLSITCSSLDQAESLADLIDGYCRLTTGSNTSLWNRKAASWKNYPCPCKDAHPPKYRHDATDSPEKNSGKTGTILSEDYAEIVDEEGDYSTPATRDYEIVRNQVELGEIIGEGQFGNVHKGSYRGRDGQLVAVAVKTCKVDADLATAEKFLEEAYIMQQFEHPHIIRLIGVCSEAPIWLVMELARLGEMRAYLQSNKHRLDVATLLLYTFQLSTALSYLESKKFVHRDIAARNVLVSSNTCVKLADFGLSRWVEDQSYYTASKCKLPIKWMAPESINFRRFTTSSDVWMFGVCMWEILMLGVKPFQGVRNNEVIRKLENGERLELPKHCPPRLYSLMSQCWSYEPSKRPTFKDIRENLHEILREEKHQQQETMRRENRRVQAMSWGADEAPPPKPSRQPQNSSESGSGMSSVAPVSTYIVAQSPEVLAQLLKDNQSRGVCPSVYTTPASPFNTLAVQFQDEDQALTTAIATDLPFALDQTVSSETPALHHDTHSIEDMDSLDSNDTISPLMSSLSMSESSIVAQTQSPVTGRKHQIKDTQNLYSVSSKLVGSITGDLYAPVQKLVTSNPIPITSSSQPAGTCGEIYGPVVNFTQSSAIVGNLSQSPSLGGNTGEGSGNHAQTVSADTIVMGQIQYTNSAHLQTTQASSSSVNHYGNSPNQSYVGGQNAASTGAGYPRSSGLSSVSSTVPVSNTECLYGPVMKFRARATVQNQSANPMSSTPPSVSHIQNARSNLVYSPMPGQNYQPQPFYPQNYQDQEQVYSNVVQARPLSYGSRAQSGQNFQRQSSQGQYVIYSQNQQCEQQNGANPIYTVHATPTSVAQAQCFNQAYSMQSGPTHSQPFQQATPPQPSHPVQSYMSTSNHSTQQELLTTLANTEASQISHQHSDSSILQSSLSGATGVVKGHGSQVHHSTSNPITSQTNQRTQVATSVNVTQQQSLHTQLATAVPRSNPPLLATGIAKITTFVTHKSDEQLTRSINSALSSSLVSSAVSDSTISSTSSVTEESQQDQRNTQSQVFDGAIEHFGHSVDDEQKLLEQRLLEQQRQSEEDSRWLAREEKRLSIATSGDESGSPLGPRSVTQSPSNEATPVNTGSLGLDKGSDKVIIVKKMEPTPTADLDRTNDKVYDCTTSVVRAVMSLSQGVQQSKAEQYLELVRKVGVELRALLTSVDSLMEILPACAHREVEMAHKVLSKDMAELVSAMKLAQSYSATTLDAEYRKGMLSAAHILAMDAKNLLDVIDSIRIRYPYVNEQICQRVEGSSEPELSVENKVHSSQSGEILRRSQSTERHGSMFRQSQSGDVLHRMGQSVERTPQDSQSDVSCNSTIERRHHMVTNSLERNSTARRQMATNSLERKRPSLSCNMGIPGNLANLPPLVPVSCSIVQSATPVIHPSHVGGTAVANQSSSMFAVHNETYNETSNETLPNDS